The proteins below come from a single Saccharopolyspora sp. SCSIO 74807 genomic window:
- a CDS encoding ATP-binding protein has product MPTFLAATHEIGGLFPLLAANANPAMGARIGYDTLSGGAFYCSPIDWVLNGLVTNPNLVVFGEPGRGKSSTVVALLLRMMLFGTRTLISGDVKGEYSPLLRALGIEPIALGRGSPARLNALDLGPLATRWDSWSVGRQRDELDGVLGRWTKLLVALAEAQGYPATVSDEAVLSQVLRRLVGAADGNDRVRPVTIPEVHRALADPAPELVEIARFADRRQFLDTLRPITDALGNLISGPLSGLFDEPTNFELDWNAPIQSMDLSLLRSRGDQAVAVALTVLGSWASLITDLQEDGEIRIVVRDEVWRQMRLGVKTVQAVDSDLRLSRTERKIQVLVGHKPSDFLSVGSAGSQEVAIAKDLLALCSTRILFGQSTRVADELADDLGLGEPEQDVTTGWCMERQGRALWKLENQPGYKVQTVLSSCEKAVFDTNAQLRADGGR; this is encoded by the coding sequence TTGCCGACCTTCTTGGCGGCCACGCATGAGATCGGCGGGTTGTTCCCACTGCTGGCGGCGAACGCGAATCCCGCGATGGGTGCCCGCATCGGCTACGACACCTTGAGCGGCGGCGCCTTCTACTGCTCGCCGATCGACTGGGTGCTCAACGGGCTGGTGACCAACCCGAACCTGGTCGTGTTCGGCGAGCCCGGCCGCGGCAAGTCGTCCACAGTGGTCGCACTTCTGCTGCGGATGATGCTGTTCGGCACCCGCACCCTGATTTCCGGTGACGTCAAGGGCGAATACTCGCCCCTGCTGCGAGCGCTGGGAATCGAACCCATCGCGCTCGGGCGAGGCTCACCGGCTCGACTCAACGCGCTGGACCTGGGGCCGTTGGCCACCAGATGGGATTCCTGGTCAGTCGGGCGTCAGCGTGACGAACTCGATGGCGTGCTCGGGCGGTGGACGAAACTGCTGGTCGCTCTCGCCGAAGCACAGGGCTACCCGGCCACCGTCAGCGATGAAGCCGTGCTCTCGCAGGTACTGCGGCGTCTGGTCGGGGCTGCCGACGGCAACGACCGGGTACGTCCGGTGACCATCCCCGAGGTTCACCGCGCGCTGGCCGACCCTGCACCGGAGCTGGTGGAGATCGCACGCTTCGCCGACCGGCGTCAGTTCCTCGACACATTGCGTCCGATCACTGATGCGCTCGGCAATCTCATCTCCGGACCGCTCAGTGGCTTGTTCGACGAGCCCACCAACTTCGAACTGGATTGGAACGCGCCGATCCAGTCGATGGACCTGTCCCTGTTGCGTTCTCGCGGGGATCAGGCCGTTGCGGTGGCGCTGACCGTTCTGGGCTCCTGGGCCAGCTTGATCACCGATCTGCAAGAGGACGGCGAAATCCGGATCGTCGTACGCGACGAGGTTTGGCGGCAGATGAGGCTGGGCGTCAAGACCGTCCAAGCCGTCGACTCAGACCTGCGGCTCTCACGCACCGAACGCAAGATCCAAGTCCTGGTCGGACACAAGCCGTCGGACTTCCTCTCCGTCGGGAGTGCCGGCTCGCAAGAAGTGGCGATCGCCAAGGATCTGCTCGCGTTGTGCAGCACGAGAATCCTGTTCGGACAGTCCACAAGGGTCGCTGACGAACTCGCCGACGATCTCGGGCTCGGTGAACCCGAGCAGGATGTCACCACGGGCTGGTGCATGGAACGCCAAGGTCGGGCGCTGTGGAAGTTGGAGAACCAGCCCGGCTACAAGGTCCAAACCGTGCTCTCCAGCTGCGAGAAAGCCGTGTTCGACACCAACGCGCAGCTGCGTGCGGACGGAGGCCGGTGA
- a CDS encoding SMI1/KNR4 family protein encodes MSMNPPENELPADWAELIGYSATLRSRLAEVDPQLSPMTMPRLAASEEQLAKAEQRLGTQLDAQHRALLRHGNGWPLFFTYTDLLSTDELGAGPLWDKAQELLDLFFSEAPTPADFPARETLLPVAAGEDVTDVFALWTTGPQTRHGRPILWLAGEEVDRWPNMREWLLSINQYLNNDLAKLAR; translated from the coding sequence ATGTCGATGAACCCGCCAGAAAACGAGTTGCCTGCGGACTGGGCTGAGCTGATCGGCTACTCAGCGACGCTGCGCAGCCGCCTGGCCGAGGTCGACCCGCAACTGAGCCCGATGACCATGCCACGGCTGGCAGCCAGCGAGGAACAGCTCGCCAAGGCCGAACAACGGCTCGGCACGCAGCTGGATGCCCAACACCGCGCCCTGCTCCGGCACGGCAACGGATGGCCACTGTTTTTCACCTACACCGATCTGCTTAGCACCGACGAACTCGGAGCAGGACCGCTGTGGGACAAAGCGCAAGAACTGCTTGACCTGTTCTTCTCCGAAGCGCCGACGCCCGCAGATTTTCCCGCCCGCGAGACACTACTCCCGGTCGCCGCGGGCGAAGACGTCACCGACGTATTCGCACTCTGGACCACCGGCCCGCAGACACGTCACGGCCGCCCCATCCTGTGGCTCGCAGGAGAAGAAGTCGACCGCTGGCCCAACATGCGTGAATGGCTACTCTCCATCAACCAATACCTCAACAACGACCTGGCCAAGCTCGCACGCTAA
- a CDS encoding C40 family peptidase, which translates to MPNSSRTLLAFAAATAVLVVLPLLLVGIAVMAVATATGAALNCGAGSGPGGGGQQVGDRQWNGEQMTNAQTITAITQQRRLPQRAAVIAISTAIVESDLTNVSHGDRDSLGLFQQRPSMGWGTPEQVTNPVYATGTFLDHLTALDGWWDMPPGVAQQTVQASAYPDRYAPQEAAASALMSKFWTGLDNPLPPGGGSQADLAQQATASCPDQGQGGPNTPLDPQSLPPGFQLPADPAQRAAVEYALAQRGKPYVYGAKGPDAFDCSGLMQAAWAHAGVPVSAGTVSQVHDGRAVSSLDQIQPGDLVFIPGSLGSPSNPRHVGMYVGYGHIVNAYDEKTGVVVAKLDDWAGQVVAIRRVAEPRGERA; encoded by the coding sequence ATGCCGAACTCCTCGCGCACTCTTCTGGCATTCGCCGCCGCCACAGCAGTTCTCGTCGTGCTGCCACTGCTCTTGGTCGGTATCGCAGTCATGGCCGTGGCCACAGCAACGGGTGCCGCGCTCAACTGCGGCGCCGGTAGCGGGCCTGGCGGTGGCGGTCAGCAGGTCGGCGACCGGCAGTGGAACGGCGAGCAGATGACCAACGCACAGACCATCACCGCGATCACGCAGCAACGGCGGCTGCCGCAACGTGCCGCGGTCATCGCCATCTCTACTGCGATCGTTGAGTCGGACCTGACCAACGTCAGTCACGGCGACCGCGACAGCCTCGGGCTTTTCCAACAGCGGCCGTCGATGGGATGGGGAACTCCGGAACAGGTGACCAACCCGGTCTACGCGACTGGCACGTTCCTGGACCACCTAACGGCCCTTGATGGGTGGTGGGACATGCCGCCCGGCGTGGCCCAGCAGACGGTGCAGGCATCCGCTTACCCGGACCGCTACGCCCCGCAGGAAGCCGCCGCTAGCGCTTTGATGAGCAAGTTCTGGACCGGGCTGGACAATCCGCTTCCGCCCGGAGGCGGGTCTCAAGCCGACTTGGCGCAGCAGGCCACGGCGAGCTGCCCAGACCAGGGGCAGGGCGGCCCGAATACACCGCTCGATCCGCAAAGTTTGCCGCCTGGTTTCCAGCTGCCGGCCGACCCTGCTCAACGAGCCGCCGTCGAATACGCGCTGGCACAGCGCGGAAAGCCGTACGTCTATGGAGCCAAGGGGCCGGATGCCTTCGACTGTTCCGGGCTAATGCAAGCCGCCTGGGCGCACGCTGGGGTACCTGTCTCCGCGGGCACCGTCAGCCAGGTCCATGACGGCCGGGCCGTCAGCTCCCTCGACCAGATCCAACCAGGTGACCTGGTGTTCATCCCCGGATCTCTCGGATCACCCAGCAACCCGCGGCACGTCGGGATGTACGTCGGCTACGGGCACATCGTCAACGCCTACGACGAGAAAACCGGGGTAGTGGTCGCAAAACTCGACGACTGGGCTGGGCAAGTCGTCGCCATCCGGCGCGTCGCCGAACCCCGAGGAGAACGGGCATGA
- a CDS encoding SCO6880 family protein: MSHHVRIYRGLSRRERAGWIMGLTPVQAVTCLVLAVPVLWTVSAGQFTDALLLLVVCGGIATLVVVPIRGRPALRWLAHLLLHQLGAATGWSRWQSAAAAGNPITPDEPDLPGVLQRIALPDGPPLRDRGRVCLIHDTGDGRWGATARLTHSGVGLLSAEQCERLASRLGTLLLSIGHRDVVDRLSLLVRTVPDDGTEHDIWRREHEVHNAPDLARRAADELDHTIGNASVRHEVFVTIAGSEDALRKPAAAAGGGIEGRARVLYRVIDGLEDPLKSLGATSVEWLSGSALAEAIRTGFNPDSSAVLRAGHISGEPEDGLPKAAAGPVAAPPSSMRRYDHDAYSTVSYSVLMPEAGTVFGSLSPLLAVRTAGERRTLAIHYEVLDSRKASREVQSLRFRTGVLRDYKSAKGFSASASEDREASGAQAQERAVAAGHSLVRFSAVSSVTVPANWTVEDHAARLENDSAGRFRLLRLDLAQDSAFVAACLPLGIGLPRSRGGLL, from the coding sequence ATGAGCCATCACGTTCGGATCTATCGAGGCTTGTCCCGGCGCGAACGTGCCGGATGGATCATGGGCCTTACCCCGGTGCAGGCGGTGACCTGCCTGGTGTTGGCAGTGCCGGTGTTGTGGACCGTGTCGGCTGGCCAGTTCACCGACGCACTACTTCTGCTCGTCGTCTGTGGCGGGATCGCCACTCTGGTCGTGGTGCCGATACGCGGACGACCGGCGCTGCGGTGGCTGGCGCACCTGCTGCTGCACCAGCTCGGTGCTGCCACCGGCTGGTCGCGGTGGCAATCCGCGGCCGCGGCTGGAAATCCAATTACCCCTGACGAGCCTGACCTACCTGGCGTCCTGCAACGGATCGCGCTGCCGGATGGCCCACCGCTGCGGGACCGGGGGCGGGTGTGCCTTATCCACGACACCGGCGACGGCCGGTGGGGCGCGACCGCGCGGCTTACTCACTCCGGAGTCGGGCTGCTGTCCGCGGAACAGTGCGAACGACTGGCTTCCCGGTTGGGAACCCTGCTGCTGTCCATTGGGCACCGCGACGTCGTCGACCGGCTCAGCTTGCTCGTACGCACCGTGCCCGACGACGGCACCGAGCACGACATCTGGCGTCGCGAACACGAAGTTCACAACGCTCCCGATCTCGCACGCCGGGCAGCCGACGAACTCGACCACACCATCGGCAACGCGAGCGTCCGGCACGAGGTGTTCGTAACCATTGCCGGGTCCGAGGACGCGCTGCGAAAACCAGCGGCGGCCGCGGGCGGCGGCATCGAAGGCCGAGCTCGGGTTCTCTACCGGGTGATCGACGGCTTGGAAGATCCACTCAAATCGCTGGGAGCGACCTCGGTGGAATGGCTGTCCGGCAGCGCGCTCGCCGAGGCCATCCGCACTGGGTTCAACCCTGACTCCAGCGCAGTGCTGCGGGCCGGGCACATCAGCGGGGAACCCGAAGACGGGCTGCCGAAGGCTGCCGCCGGACCGGTCGCCGCACCGCCGTCGTCGATGCGCCGCTACGACCACGATGCTTACTCGACGGTGTCGTACTCGGTGCTGATGCCCGAAGCGGGCACCGTGTTCGGTTCGTTGTCGCCGCTGCTGGCAGTGCGCACAGCCGGCGAGCGGCGAACGCTGGCAATCCATTACGAGGTCTTGGACTCTCGCAAGGCTTCGCGCGAAGTGCAGAGCCTGCGGTTCCGCACCGGGGTGCTGCGCGACTACAAGTCCGCGAAGGGGTTTTCCGCCTCCGCATCGGAGGATCGCGAGGCCAGCGGTGCGCAGGCGCAAGAGCGCGCGGTCGCAGCAGGCCACAGCCTGGTCAGGTTCTCCGCCGTGTCCTCGGTGACCGTCCCCGCGAACTGGACGGTCGAGGACCACGCGGCACGCCTGGAAAACGACAGCGCTGGCCGGTTCCGCCTGCTGCGGCTCGATCTCGCGCAGGACTCGGCGTTCGTCGCCGCCTGCCTCCCGCTGGGCATCGGCCTGCCCCGCTCCCGAGGAGGTCTGCTTTGA
- a CDS encoding MAB_1171c family putative transporter, producing MSLTSFLAFIVAPAWFIYRLARNPGSAALRAVVACLILRAADSPAVMAAIRNTFNLGPTAENLVKNYALASSWCCLMLFFLFAAGAGARRAWREAAILASVLVIMTVAVALTPNPDALLQSSATVASERYPTVLVFYVLGNAYFAYATGAAALWAVRYARESTRRTRFGLLVASVGLAGFAGLSAVRTVLMVLPHSPALSGLVNDLIGPFLLLFVIGVCMVGAVERVVAACVWWRHRRVYSELRPLWQALHDVFPSNALERRRPLIPWLDRLVPVRLHRRYWRRLIECRDGLVKLSPHLVDIGLDSQRPDRITAEQFREALRREKAGVVPGSRHATLVAAPPEDDGADADADELRRLSRSLEY from the coding sequence ATGAGCCTCACATCCTTCCTTGCGTTCATCGTTGCTCCTGCCTGGTTCATCTACCGGCTGGCGCGCAATCCGGGCAGCGCGGCGTTGCGTGCGGTGGTCGCTTGCTTGATCCTGCGAGCCGCAGACAGTCCTGCGGTTATGGCCGCGATCCGCAACACGTTCAACCTCGGCCCCACGGCCGAAAACCTGGTCAAGAACTATGCGCTGGCAAGCAGCTGGTGCTGCTTGATGCTGTTCTTCCTGTTCGCCGCCGGTGCCGGTGCGCGCAGGGCGTGGCGGGAAGCGGCGATTCTCGCCAGCGTGCTGGTGATCATGACGGTGGCCGTAGCGCTAACCCCGAACCCGGACGCCTTGCTTCAAAGCAGCGCGACTGTGGCTTCTGAACGCTACCCAACGGTGTTGGTGTTCTACGTGCTCGGCAACGCCTACTTCGCTTACGCGACCGGGGCAGCGGCACTGTGGGCGGTGCGCTATGCCCGCGAGTCCACGCGCCGGACCCGGTTCGGGTTGCTGGTGGCGTCGGTGGGCTTGGCTGGCTTCGCTGGGCTCTCGGCTGTACGTACTGTGCTGATGGTGCTTCCGCATTCGCCGGCGTTGTCCGGCCTGGTGAACGACTTGATCGGCCCATTCCTGTTGCTGTTCGTGATCGGGGTATGCATGGTCGGTGCTGTGGAGCGCGTAGTCGCCGCCTGCGTGTGGTGGCGGCACCGCCGCGTCTACTCCGAGCTGCGGCCCTTGTGGCAAGCACTGCACGACGTTTTCCCGTCCAACGCGCTCGAACGTCGACGTCCTCTTATCCCGTGGCTTGACCGCCTCGTGCCGGTGCGGCTGCACCGTCGCTACTGGCGGCGGCTGATCGAATGCCGGGACGGGCTCGTGAAGCTTTCTCCGCACCTCGTCGACATCGGACTCGATTCGCAGCGGCCGGACCGCATCACGGCCGAGCAGTTCCGCGAAGCGCTACGACGCGAGAAGGCCGGGGTCGTGCCCGGCTCGCGGCACGCAACACTGGTCGCAGCTCCTCCGGAGGACGACGGCGCCGACGCCGACGCCGACGAGTTGCGCCGCCTGTCCCGGTCTCTCGAATACTGA
- a CDS encoding pore-forming ESAT-6 family protein → MSMDRRSFDTGISQSVQGDIQGIIGRLESVISQRDQAVAAAMADFQADGVSDDYHHVEQRWKSAATEVRQIINLLKQTMTQNDDSANTAISRARSSVQGIG, encoded by the coding sequence ATGAGCATGGACCGGCGCAGCTTCGACACCGGCATTTCGCAGTCGGTGCAGGGCGACATCCAGGGCATCATCGGACGGCTGGAGTCGGTGATCTCCCAGCGCGACCAGGCCGTGGCCGCCGCGATGGCCGACTTCCAGGCCGACGGCGTCTCGGACGACTACCACCACGTCGAACAACGCTGGAAGTCCGCGGCCACCGAAGTCCGCCAGATCATCAACCTGCTCAAGCAGACCATGACCCAAAACGACGACTCCGCCAACACCGCCATCTCGCGAGCGCGTTCGTCGGTGCAAGGCATCGGCTGA
- a CDS encoding DUF6507 family protein, which yields MEWDIHPEQVRGVLARTASTASEFEGHVTAMRSEIEGAAGQASSGIIGQALAGFAEARGPDMQFVFSRIQSAIGGASSAVGAYLQGDHEMVLNAQRGVASAPDPRDHMPGGRR from the coding sequence GTGGAGTGGGACATTCACCCGGAGCAGGTGCGCGGTGTGCTGGCGCGCACCGCGAGTACCGCGTCGGAGTTCGAGGGGCACGTGACCGCGATGCGCTCCGAGATCGAGGGCGCGGCCGGGCAGGCGTCGTCCGGAATCATCGGCCAAGCGTTGGCCGGGTTCGCCGAGGCCCGCGGGCCGGACATGCAGTTCGTGTTCTCCCGCATCCAATCCGCGATCGGCGGCGCCTCGAGCGCGGTCGGCGCGTATCTGCAGGGTGATCACGAGATGGTCCTCAACGCCCAGCGCGGCGTCGCCTCGGCGCCGGACCCGCGTGACCACATGCCGGGAGGCCGCCGGTGA
- a CDS encoding GGDEF domain-containing protein, translating into MSSIRFHQTCAAAAGAGAVAAGVGWASTARRLHHRTRELRHARRDPATGLLTRAGWEITAPALLRRTDLCGMVDLDEFKHVNDTFGHSTGDRVLRAIATRLRAALPADALLARLGGDEFVFLAKLPVETLASAADTLLDGLTARLRIRGHAMHIGASIGLAVLTDLPTAQLREAVAAADDAMYDAKVFRTGWCRYDPDLHSTPPVRPVRSPSAPCVDDHGSVQVGTAP; encoded by the coding sequence ATGAGCAGCATTCGGTTTCACCAGACCTGTGCGGCCGCCGCGGGCGCCGGAGCTGTAGCTGCCGGCGTTGGCTGGGCCAGTACGGCTCGCCGCCTGCACCACCGCACACGCGAACTCCGCCACGCCCGCCGCGACCCCGCCACCGGACTGCTCACTCGCGCCGGGTGGGAGATCACTGCGCCTGCGCTACTCCGCCGGACCGATTTGTGCGGAATGGTGGATCTCGACGAATTCAAGCACGTGAACGACACCTTCGGCCATTCCACCGGCGATCGGGTGCTCCGTGCGATAGCCACGCGCCTGCGTGCCGCGCTGCCCGCGGACGCGTTGCTGGCACGGCTTGGGGGAGACGAGTTCGTGTTTCTCGCAAAACTTCCGGTGGAGACGCTCGCCAGCGCGGCCGACACGTTGCTGGATGGCTTGACAGCCCGTTTGCGGATTCGGGGCCATGCCATGCACATCGGGGCGTCGATTGGACTCGCAGTCCTGACCGACTTGCCCACGGCTCAGCTTCGCGAAGCTGTCGCCGCAGCGGACGACGCCATGTATGACGCGAAGGTCTTCCGTACGGGCTGGTGCCGCTACGATCCCGATCTGCACTCCACTCCGCCTGTGCGCCCGGTTCGGAGTCCGTCAGCTCCGTGCGTGGACGATCACGGAAGCGTCCAAGTCGGGACGGCCCCATGA
- a CDS encoding TraM recognition domain-containing protein has protein sequence MSRAPTFSPTADRDMVLMGLLIAVLSLTLAVAGLFMLGAAAATVLEGGPWRMPAFESWIPGVLSVLGHPAEPAADLGDPWTAALAEKPRSYWSITGAFLGTCAAVVAVVGMAAWSRFGPTQPGHASRRDIRGELSLEAARRAAEWTRPSLTPRERRRAPLEQVAAPLHRCPHRQILGTPLENPTGAFAPTQSGKSRTDVVHKALAAPGALLCSTTKPDLVEFAALARSRRPGAGPVMVFDTTGKVQWPAQIRPSPIPGCKDFAVARRRAETLVDASAVGLSEVGGNDKIFRERAKTVVQAYLLAAAHDGRGVGDLVSWSITKPPDQEPVELLRRRGFVELADNLAAEIGMVAETSDAVWLSVRRVIEPWLDPHLRELCSPKAGEEFDAHAFVANQGSLFLVADKHQAAQVRPVLTALVEDILTTEQEMALSYPSRRLDPPATNDLDELYDATPIPKLPEILADSAGRGVIIHWAAQSMAHLEDLYGESGRRQLLDNTTTLTFWGGIKDTKTLELVSTLSSYHERRRYQQQSDGLLGIGRTSVGTEDVPTYRAGAVRTLPRGRVLVFHRHLRPILARTVDVSRRGDWPQLRTDQAAVRDGTAAITPDGYTTTTQPTPRAPEVDAR, from the coding sequence ATGAGCCGAGCACCGACCTTCTCACCGACCGCTGATCGCGACATGGTCCTGATGGGGCTCCTTATCGCCGTGCTGTCGTTGACACTGGCCGTAGCCGGTCTGTTCATGCTCGGTGCGGCGGCCGCAACCGTGCTCGAAGGCGGGCCGTGGCGGATGCCCGCGTTCGAGTCCTGGATTCCTGGCGTGCTCTCCGTGCTAGGTCATCCCGCAGAGCCAGCCGCGGACCTGGGCGACCCATGGACTGCCGCGTTGGCCGAGAAACCGAGGTCGTACTGGTCGATCACCGGCGCTTTTCTGGGGACCTGTGCTGCCGTCGTAGCCGTCGTGGGAATGGCTGCATGGTCCCGCTTCGGACCCACCCAGCCGGGACATGCCAGCCGCCGCGATATCCGCGGTGAGCTGTCGCTGGAGGCGGCACGGCGAGCTGCCGAATGGACTCGACCGAGCTTGACTCCGCGAGAGCGCCGCCGCGCGCCGCTTGAGCAGGTCGCCGCGCCGTTGCACCGATGTCCTCATCGGCAAATCCTGGGCACACCTTTGGAAAACCCGACAGGTGCGTTCGCGCCGACTCAGTCCGGCAAGTCCCGCACCGATGTCGTGCACAAAGCTCTGGCAGCGCCCGGCGCGTTGTTGTGCAGCACGACGAAACCGGACTTGGTCGAGTTCGCGGCCCTGGCCCGTTCGCGTCGGCCCGGGGCGGGCCCGGTGATGGTGTTCGACACCACCGGCAAAGTGCAGTGGCCGGCCCAGATCCGGCCTTCACCGATCCCCGGATGCAAGGACTTCGCCGTGGCGAGGCGGCGTGCCGAAACCCTCGTCGACGCCTCCGCTGTTGGCCTGTCCGAGGTCGGCGGCAACGACAAGATCTTCCGCGAGAGAGCGAAGACCGTCGTGCAGGCGTACCTGCTGGCCGCCGCCCACGACGGCAGGGGAGTCGGCGACCTGGTCAGCTGGTCGATCACAAAGCCACCGGACCAGGAACCCGTCGAGTTGCTGCGTCGACGCGGGTTCGTCGAGCTGGCCGACAACCTGGCCGCCGAGATCGGCATGGTCGCGGAGACCTCCGATGCCGTGTGGTTGAGCGTACGGCGCGTGATCGAGCCATGGCTGGACCCGCACCTCCGAGAACTCTGCTCACCGAAAGCAGGGGAGGAGTTCGACGCCCACGCCTTCGTGGCTAACCAGGGCTCGTTGTTCCTCGTCGCCGACAAGCACCAAGCCGCGCAGGTTCGTCCGGTGCTCACAGCGCTGGTCGAGGACATCCTCACCACCGAGCAGGAGATGGCGCTGTCGTACCCGTCCCGGCGTCTCGATCCGCCTGCGACCAACGACCTTGACGAGCTCTACGACGCCACGCCGATTCCGAAGCTGCCCGAAATCCTCGCCGACTCGGCAGGACGAGGCGTGATCATCCACTGGGCAGCCCAATCCATGGCACACCTGGAAGATCTCTACGGGGAATCGGGAAGACGCCAGCTGCTCGACAACACCACGACGCTGACGTTCTGGGGCGGCATCAAGGACACCAAGACCCTCGAACTGGTCTCGACGCTGTCCTCGTACCACGAACGGCGCCGATACCAGCAGCAGAGCGACGGACTGCTCGGGATCGGTCGCACCAGCGTCGGTACCGAGGACGTGCCTACCTATCGCGCTGGTGCGGTTCGCACCTTGCCCCGCGGTCGTGTGCTCGTCTTCCACCGCCACCTGCGGCCGATTCTGGCCCGGACTGTTGACGTTTCCCGTCGTGGCGACTGGCCGCAGCTGCGCACAGACCAAGCAGCGGTGCGCGACGGAACCGCCGCGATCACTCCGGACGGCTACACCACTACGACCCAACCGACACCGCGAGCACCGGAGGTGGATGCCCGGTGA
- a CDS encoding helix-turn-helix transcriptional regulator — protein sequence MADDAAEADAGTSFGAKLQQLFTTVLREDGTQHRKPDVAAAVGVSRGYLYDLLAGKNEPSHAVVVALAKHFDVEVEYFSDSERGQRLDEQYAMLADLGANNVRQIAHRARGLSPEALSRVLRYIEFEQNQDGTSR from the coding sequence GTGGCCGACGACGCAGCGGAAGCTGACGCGGGCACGTCGTTCGGCGCCAAGCTGCAACAGCTGTTCACGACCGTCCTCCGCGAAGACGGCACCCAACACCGCAAGCCCGATGTGGCCGCAGCGGTCGGGGTCTCCCGCGGCTACCTCTACGACCTCCTCGCCGGCAAGAACGAGCCAAGCCACGCCGTGGTCGTCGCACTCGCCAAGCACTTCGACGTGGAGGTCGAGTACTTCTCTGACTCCGAGCGTGGCCAGCGGCTAGATGAGCAGTACGCGATGCTGGCCGACCTTGGCGCGAACAACGTACGCCAAATCGCCCACCGCGCCCGCGGCTTGAGCCCCGAGGCACTGAGCCGGGTCCTCCGCTACATCGAGTTCGAGCAGAACCAAGACGGCACCAGCCGCTGA
- a CDS encoding WhiB family transcriptional regulator: MTLHDYRAPWERHAACAGTDPHLWYGRDDVYEPGWQAHQRRQSAKAVCRSCPVQTECLLDELTRPRSEQHGIRGATTAGERARLLAHWRAIGSIPQHTPPSDTDIMRNLLEGEAQERAAS; encoded by the coding sequence ATGACTCTCCACGACTACCGCGCCCCCTGGGAACGCCACGCTGCATGTGCAGGAACCGACCCACATCTCTGGTACGGACGCGACGACGTATACGAACCTGGCTGGCAAGCACACCAACGTCGTCAGAGCGCAAAGGCGGTTTGCCGGAGCTGCCCGGTGCAGACCGAGTGTCTCCTGGACGAACTCACTCGCCCGCGCAGCGAACAGCACGGCATTCGCGGAGCCACCACGGCCGGAGAAAGGGCACGCCTGCTGGCCCACTGGCGCGCGATCGGGTCCATTCCACAGCACACCCCGCCTTCAGATACGGACATTATGCGCAACTTGCTCGAAGGGGAAGCGCAAGAACGAGCTGCGTCATGA
- a CDS encoding helix-turn-helix transcriptional regulator, with amino-acid sequence MADNNIDMSFAAQLQRLFDSYRREDGKRYTAKEVADEISYRGRVQVSKSYLYELLKGQKTSPSLTLVQALAEFFEVNLDYFADDERGRDLNRQYETVAALADADVRQIAQRARDLSPDQLRSVLQYVDFVRTTRDDADTDHPDI; translated from the coding sequence ATGGCCGACAACAACATCGACATGAGCTTCGCCGCGCAGCTCCAGCGGCTTTTCGACAGCTACCGCAGGGAGGACGGCAAGCGGTACACCGCCAAGGAGGTCGCCGACGAGATCTCCTACCGCGGACGGGTGCAAGTCTCGAAGAGCTACCTCTACGAGCTACTCAAGGGGCAGAAGACCTCGCCGAGTCTGACGCTCGTGCAAGCCCTCGCGGAGTTCTTCGAGGTCAATCTCGACTACTTCGCCGACGACGAGCGCGGCCGCGACCTCAACCGCCAGTACGAGACGGTCGCAGCCCTGGCGGATGCGGACGTACGCCAGATCGCCCAACGCGCTCGCGACCTCTCCCCCGACCAGCTGCGCAGCGTCCTGCAGTACGTGGATTTCGTGCGAACGACCAGGGACGACGCCGACACCGACCACCCGGACATATGA